A genomic region of Methanomassiliicoccales archaeon contains the following coding sequences:
- a CDS encoding CoB--CoM heterodisulfide reductase iron-sulfur subunit A family protein — protein sequence MSSVLVIGGGIAGIQASLDLADKGVIVHLVEKEPSIGGRMAQLDKTFPTNDCSICILAPKMADCFGHPNINVWTMSEVTELEGSRGNFKAKVLKKARFVDENKCTGCGDCLEKCPTKGLTNTWEQKLTTRRAIYMPFMQAVPRVAVIDPENCKFLTEGKCGVCKKICKRDAVDYEMKDAMLEFNVGAVVVATGYDVWDPTSSTEYGYGKYPNVFTAMEYERIINAAGPTHGHIQRRSDGGEPASIAYIQCVGSRSLKTGHPYCCSVCCMHSTKESMLAREHIEGIKTTIFYKDMRACAKGFNEYVERAKKDYGVEYVNSDATVQGQTEAGNPIVSFDVGGKFQQREFDMVVLATTLVPSEKNVALAKTLGTELDEFHFFKVRDHTFEPISSTRPGVYLAGYCAGPADIPESVAMGSAAAAKAMEDLIQRKVFA from the coding sequence ATGAGTTCTGTGCTTGTGATTGGAGGAGGAATAGCAGGTATACAAGCTTCCTTGGACCTGGCGGACAAGGGAGTGATTGTGCACCTGGTGGAGAAGGAGCCCAGTATCGGAGGGCGGATGGCCCAGCTGGACAAGACCTTCCCTACCAATGATTGCTCGATCTGCATCCTGGCACCGAAGATGGCCGATTGCTTCGGACACCCGAACATCAACGTTTGGACCATGTCAGAGGTTACGGAACTTGAGGGGTCAAGGGGCAACTTTAAGGCCAAAGTCCTGAAGAAGGCCAGATTTGTCGATGAGAACAAGTGCACCGGATGCGGCGATTGCCTGGAGAAATGTCCAACTAAAGGCCTGACCAACACCTGGGAACAGAAGCTGACCACCAGGCGAGCCATATACATGCCCTTCATGCAGGCCGTACCTAGAGTGGCTGTGATCGACCCAGAGAACTGCAAGTTTCTGACGGAAGGGAAGTGTGGTGTCTGCAAGAAGATCTGCAAGCGCGATGCCGTGGACTACGAGATGAAGGATGCCATGTTAGAGTTCAACGTAGGTGCGGTGGTAGTGGCCACTGGATATGATGTTTGGGATCCCACCTCATCCACAGAGTACGGATACGGGAAGTATCCGAATGTGTTCACTGCCATGGAGTACGAGAGGATCATCAATGCGGCCGGCCCCACCCACGGGCACATTCAGAGGAGGTCCGATGGGGGCGAGCCAGCTTCCATTGCCTATATCCAATGTGTTGGGTCCCGAAGCCTCAAGACCGGTCACCCATATTGCTGCTCCGTTTGTTGCATGCACTCCACGAAGGAATCAATGCTGGCCAGGGAGCATATAGAGGGCATCAAGACCACCATTTTCTACAAGGACATGAGGGCCTGCGCCAAGGGTTTCAACGAATACGTAGAGCGGGCAAAGAAGGACTACGGTGTCGAGTACGTCAATTCCGACGCCACGGTCCAGGGTCAGACGGAGGCCGGGAATCCCATAGTGTCCTTCGACGTGGGAGGGAAATTTCAGCAAAGGGAGTTCGACATGGTCGTGCTTGCCACCACGTTGGTGCCTTCGGAGAAGAATGTCGCGCTGGCCAAGACGCTAGGCACTGAGCTAGATGAATTCCATTTCTTTAAGGTGCGTGACCACACATTCGAGCCTATAAGCTCCACGCGTCCAGGTGTGTATCTGGCTGGCTATTGCGCGGGTCCAGCGGACATACCGGAATCGGTGGCAATGGGCTCGGCCGCCGCCGCCAAGGCGATGGAAGACCTTATCCAAAGGAAGGTGTTCGCATGA
- a CDS encoding CoB--CoM heterodisulfide reductase iron-sulfur subunit A family protein: protein MSNDEKRIGVFICHCGSNIAGIVDVPAVVDYVKTLPDVVFATRNLYTCADDGLTSIRDSIKELNLNRVVVAACTPRTHAPLFQSTCQEAGLNKYLFTFVNIRDQCSWVHMKEKEKATEKAKDLIRMGVARARLLEPQEEVKINVTPAAVVIGGGVAGMSSALSIADQGFPVRLVEKESELGGFIRNLGCIYQERQDAGIALKSITDRVRANPNIEVLLNSEVVSAEGFVGNWDIVIDTKGQERKDKVGVIILATGAREYVPKGLYGYGQYDNVVTLTEFERIVKEKKLPKLNSIAFIQCVGSRGQDKSYCSRICCNVALKNATNLADNWKNMLGLEETGKATEGAVEKAAPTETGERKRGRRGRRGAEVSEEEGAPAGQKLDIVIFNRDIMSYGVEHELMYNKAREKKVRPIRYTPKNLPKVGMEDGKLVIDYWHDTLQMQRKMEVDMIVLSTPLVSQPDASDISKMLKVPLGQDGFFLEAHVKLRPVDFATEGIFVCGTCKGPADIPESVSQGIAAASRAAIPLARGYVQPECLSAFVDSEVCSGCGTCIEICPFSAIKKNEKGVAEVTIAACKGCGNCGASCPENAIFMTHYSDEQLLAEAKAALQEAQG from the coding sequence ATGAGCAACGATGAAAAAAGAATAGGAGTGTTCATATGTCACTGTGGATCTAACATAGCTGGAATCGTGGACGTGCCGGCGGTCGTTGATTATGTTAAGACCCTCCCGGATGTTGTTTTCGCGACTCGGAACCTCTACACATGCGCCGATGACGGTCTCACGTCCATAAGGGATTCGATAAAGGAGCTGAACCTGAACAGAGTGGTGGTGGCGGCCTGCACTCCCCGGACACATGCGCCGCTGTTCCAGTCGACTTGCCAAGAGGCAGGTCTCAACAAGTACCTTTTCACCTTCGTCAATATCAGGGACCAGTGTTCCTGGGTTCATATGAAGGAGAAGGAGAAAGCCACAGAGAAAGCCAAGGACCTGATCAGGATGGGCGTGGCGAGGGCCAGGCTTCTGGAGCCACAAGAGGAGGTAAAAATAAACGTCACTCCTGCTGCCGTGGTGATCGGAGGCGGCGTAGCGGGTATGTCTTCTGCCCTCTCCATCGCTGATCAAGGCTTCCCGGTGCGCTTGGTAGAGAAGGAGAGCGAGCTAGGGGGCTTCATACGGAACTTGGGGTGCATCTATCAGGAAAGGCAAGATGCCGGAATCGCGCTGAAGTCAATAACCGATCGGGTCAGGGCCAATCCCAACATTGAGGTCCTCCTCAACTCCGAGGTCGTATCGGCGGAAGGATTCGTTGGCAATTGGGACATCGTCATCGACACCAAGGGTCAAGAGAGGAAGGACAAGGTAGGGGTGATCATACTGGCTACGGGCGCGAGGGAATACGTTCCAAAGGGCCTGTATGGCTATGGGCAGTATGACAACGTCGTCACGCTTACCGAGTTCGAACGAATCGTCAAGGAGAAGAAGCTTCCAAAGTTGAACAGCATCGCTTTCATCCAATGCGTAGGTTCCAGGGGGCAGGACAAGTCCTACTGCTCCAGGATCTGCTGCAACGTCGCCCTGAAGAACGCCACGAATCTGGCGGACAACTGGAAGAACATGTTGGGCCTGGAAGAGACGGGCAAGGCGACGGAAGGCGCTGTCGAGAAGGCGGCTCCCACGGAGACTGGAGAGAGGAAACGTGGCCGGAGAGGAAGGAGAGGCGCCGAGGTAAGTGAGGAAGAGGGGGCCCCAGCAGGCCAGAAGCTGGACATCGTGATCTTCAATAGGGACATCATGTCCTACGGAGTCGAACACGAACTGATGTATAACAAGGCCAGGGAGAAGAAGGTCCGACCAATCAGGTACACCCCAAAGAACCTTCCCAAGGTTGGCATGGAGGATGGAAAGCTGGTCATCGACTACTGGCATGACACCCTGCAGATGCAAAGGAAGATGGAAGTGGACATGATCGTCCTCTCCACCCCGCTCGTTTCCCAGCCCGATGCCTCAGACATCTCCAAGATGCTGAAGGTACCCCTGGGTCAGGATGGTTTCTTCCTCGAAGCGCACGTGAAGCTGCGGCCGGTGGACTTCGCCACGGAAGGCATATTCGTATGCGGAACGTGCAAAGGGCCCGCGGACATACCAGAATCGGTATCCCAAGGAATAGCGGCTGCTTCGAGAGCGGCCATTCCTCTGGCCCGCGGCTATGTGCAGCCTGAATGCTTGAGCGCATTCGTGGACAGCGAGGTGTGTAGCGGCTGTGGCACCTGCATAGAGATATGTCCGTTCAGCGCCATCAAGAAGAACGAGAAAGGCGTCGCCGAGGTGACCATAGCGGCCTGCAAGGGCTGCGGCAACTGCGGTGCTAGTTGCCCCGAGAACGCCATCTTCATGACCCATTATTCGGACGAGCAGCTCCTGGCTGAGGCCAAGGCCGCCCTACAGGAGGCGCAGGGATGA
- a CDS encoding CoB--CoM heterodisulfide reductase iron-sulfur subunit A family protein has product MAEKVGAVLVVGGGISGVQTALDLADSGFKVYLVEKRASIGGTMAQLDKTFPTNDCSMCIMAPKLVAAGRHENIELITNTEVEMIQGVPGNFVVTLKKNTLRVDEDKCTGCGECAIKCPVETWDEYNEGMKKRKAIFVAYPQAVPLVFSIDKNVCIGCGICKEECKAKAVVYDKKDEALEIPVGAVILCPGFEEFDAKLKKEYGYGEFKNVVTSIEFERMLSATGPYFGTVMRPSDGEIPRKVAFIQCVGSRDQKVGNPYCSSVCCMYAIKEAIIAGEHTEGLKPHIFFMDVRAVGKEFEDYRARAEKEYGVVMHRGSRVASVEEDPLTKNLFLRYSVGSETTTEEFDLVVLSVGMRPSVDADKLSKRLGFKLNKYGFCETDVFSPLSTSRPGIFVSGSFAAPKDIPTTVAEASGSVAKAAALIAEARNTLVTVKEYLPEIDVVGQEPRIGVFVCHCGINIGGTVKVPAVVEYAKTLPGVVYAGENIFSCSSDTQEKIKDKVKEHNLNRVVVASCTPRTHEPLFQNTIREAGLNPYLFEMANIRDQCSWIHMHEPEKATEKAKALVRMAVAKARLLEPLKKSKLGVLHSAVVVGGGLAGITAALEVAAQGFPVHIIEKTGQLGGNLPRLYHKEGTRKPRDYLNEIIAKVRDSKNITVHLNTKIEDVTGFVGNFKVKTNHEEIDTGAIIVATGANEYKPGEYSYGQDKRVITQLELEQKLDDGSLKAKKVVMIQCVGSRNEQVPYCSRICCATAIKNAIEIKHQSPSTEVYIMHKDIRTYGFREELYKEAGDLGVNFVRFPEGTMPRIEGKAGQLEVIAQDTVLGEEVMVKPDLLVLSVGIRPNEDNEELAKMLKVPLSKDGFFLEAHMKLRPVDFATEGVFLAGAAHWPKFVDEVIAQASGAATRAMTIISKDYLETEGIIAAVNETVCNGCGICEPICEYKAITLVKDEKNPEKIKALINEGLCKGCGACVAACPSGAMEQKGFKNEQMYAMIDAALEGGK; this is encoded by the coding sequence ATGGCAGAGAAAGTAGGAGCTGTGTTGGTCGTCGGAGGAGGCATATCCGGCGTACAGACCGCCTTGGACCTGGCCGACTCTGGCTTCAAGGTCTATTTGGTGGAGAAGAGGGCCAGCATCGGCGGCACCATGGCCCAGCTGGACAAGACCTTCCCTACCAACGACTGTTCGATGTGCATCATGGCACCGAAGCTGGTCGCGGCGGGCAGGCACGAGAACATCGAGCTGATCACTAACACTGAAGTGGAAATGATCCAGGGCGTACCAGGCAACTTCGTGGTCACGCTGAAGAAGAACACCTTGAGGGTGGATGAGGACAAGTGCACGGGATGCGGTGAATGCGCAATCAAGTGCCCTGTGGAGACATGGGATGAGTATAATGAGGGGATGAAAAAGCGGAAGGCGATCTTTGTAGCATATCCGCAGGCCGTCCCTCTCGTATTCAGCATCGATAAGAACGTTTGCATTGGATGCGGCATCTGCAAGGAAGAGTGCAAGGCTAAGGCAGTGGTGTATGATAAGAAGGATGAGGCCTTGGAGATTCCCGTGGGCGCCGTGATCCTCTGCCCCGGGTTCGAAGAGTTCGATGCGAAGCTCAAGAAGGAGTATGGCTACGGCGAGTTCAAGAACGTCGTTACCAGCATCGAGTTCGAGAGGATGCTCAGCGCCACCGGTCCCTACTTCGGGACGGTGATGAGACCGTCAGATGGCGAGATCCCAAGGAAGGTCGCATTCATCCAGTGCGTAGGTTCCAGGGACCAGAAGGTGGGCAACCCCTACTGCTCCTCCGTTTGTTGCATGTACGCGATCAAGGAAGCGATAATCGCTGGCGAGCACACGGAAGGATTGAAACCGCATATCTTTTTCATGGATGTCAGAGCCGTTGGAAAGGAGTTCGAGGACTACAGGGCGAGGGCGGAGAAGGAGTACGGAGTGGTGATGCACCGCGGGAGCAGGGTCGCCTCGGTCGAGGAGGACCCCCTGACGAAGAATCTCTTCCTAAGATACAGCGTGGGCAGCGAAACCACGACAGAGGAGTTCGACCTCGTGGTGCTCTCGGTCGGCATGAGGCCGTCCGTGGATGCCGACAAACTGAGCAAGAGGCTGGGCTTCAAACTGAACAAGTACGGTTTCTGTGAGACCGACGTCTTCTCGCCTCTCAGCACATCCAGACCGGGAATATTCGTAAGTGGTTCATTCGCCGCGCCGAAGGACATCCCTACGACCGTCGCCGAGGCTTCCGGTTCCGTTGCGAAGGCCGCGGCACTGATAGCGGAGGCAAGGAACACGCTGGTCACCGTCAAGGAGTATCTCCCGGAGATCGACGTCGTCGGACAAGAGCCCAGGATTGGGGTCTTCGTCTGCCACTGCGGGATCAACATCGGTGGCACCGTCAAGGTTCCGGCCGTGGTCGAATACGCCAAGACACTTCCTGGCGTCGTCTATGCTGGCGAGAACATATTCTCCTGCTCATCGGATACGCAGGAGAAGATCAAGGACAAAGTCAAGGAGCACAACCTGAACCGTGTGGTCGTTGCTTCTTGTACACCGCGTACTCACGAGCCGCTATTCCAGAACACGATTCGTGAGGCGGGCTTGAACCCATACCTGTTCGAGATGGCGAACATCCGGGACCAGTGCTCGTGGATCCATATGCACGAGCCCGAGAAGGCGACCGAGAAGGCGAAGGCCTTGGTCAGGATGGCAGTCGCCAAGGCGAGGCTGCTCGAACCTCTGAAGAAGTCCAAGCTGGGCGTGTTGCATTCCGCCGTCGTTGTGGGTGGTGGATTGGCAGGGATCACCGCGGCGCTCGAGGTAGCGGCGCAGGGGTTCCCGGTCCACATCATCGAGAAGACCGGGCAACTGGGAGGCAACCTGCCAAGGCTCTATCACAAAGAGGGCACGCGGAAGCCAAGGGACTATTTGAACGAGATCATCGCGAAGGTGAGGGACTCCAAGAACATCACGGTGCACCTCAACACCAAGATCGAGGACGTCACTGGGTTCGTCGGGAACTTCAAGGTCAAGACGAACCACGAGGAGATCGATACGGGCGCCATCATCGTGGCGACGGGAGCAAACGAGTACAAGCCGGGCGAGTACTCATACGGCCAGGACAAGAGGGTGATCACTCAGCTGGAGCTGGAGCAGAAGCTGGATGATGGATCCCTGAAGGCCAAGAAGGTCGTTATGATCCAGTGCGTCGGCTCGAGGAACGAGCAGGTCCCATACTGTAGCAGGATCTGCTGCGCGACCGCGATAAAGAACGCCATCGAGATCAAGCACCAGAGCCCCTCGACAGAAGTCTACATCATGCACAAGGACATCCGCACCTACGGATTCAGAGAGGAGCTGTACAAGGAGGCCGGCGATCTAGGCGTCAATTTCGTCAGGTTCCCCGAGGGCACCATGCCCCGCATCGAAGGCAAGGCGGGTCAACTGGAGGTCATAGCCCAAGATACGGTGCTGGGCGAGGAGGTCATGGTAAAGCCAGATCTTCTCGTTCTTAGCGTGGGCATAAGGCCGAACGAGGACAACGAGGAGCTGGCGAAGATGCTCAAGGTGCCGCTCAGCAAGGACGGCTTCTTCCTGGAGGCGCACATGAAGCTTCGCCCCGTGGACTTCGCGACCGAAGGTGTCTTCCTTGCCGGAGCCGCACACTGGCCGAAGTTCGTCGACGAGGTGATCGCACAGGCTTCAGGCGCTGCCACCCGCGCGATGACCATCATATCGAAGGACTACCTCGAGACCGAGGGGATAATCGCGGCGGTGAACGAGACGGTCTGCAACGGCTGCGGCATATGCGAGCCGATCTGCGAGTACAAGGCCATCACCTTGGTGAAGGACGAGAAGAATCCGGAGAAGATCAAGGCGCTCATAAATGAGGGCCTCTGCAAGGGCTGCGGTGCTTGCGTGGCCGCTTGTCCTTCGGGGGCGATGGAGCAGAAGGGCTTCAAGAACGAGCAGATGTACGCGATGATCGACGCCGCCCTTGAAGGAGGGAAGTAA
- a CDS encoding hydrogenase iron-sulfur subunit, whose translation MQTTAQVAQETSATEKEWQPRIVTFCCNWCSYAGADLAGVSRLQMPTNFLVIRTMCSARVDPEFVLRAFAKGADGVLVLGCHPADCHYIGGNYLTRRRIALLRMLLEQYGFDPDRLRLEWVSASEGPKFQKTIKDFTDKIKELGPNPLTEE comes from the coding sequence ATGCAGACCACTGCGCAGGTCGCCCAGGAAACGTCAGCGACCGAGAAGGAGTGGCAGCCTAGAATCGTCACCTTCTGCTGCAACTGGTGCTCGTACGCCGGGGCCGATCTAGCCGGCGTCAGCAGGCTGCAGATGCCCACCAATTTCCTGGTCATCCGCACCATGTGCTCGGCCAGGGTGGACCCGGAGTTCGTGCTCCGTGCCTTCGCCAAGGGTGCCGACGGCGTCCTGGTGCTCGGATGCCACCCGGCCGACTGCCACTACATCGGCGGGAACTACCTGACAAGGAGGAGGATCGCGCTCCTCCGCATGCTGCTGGAGCAATACGGCTTCGACCCTGACCGGCTGAGGCTGGAGTGGGTCTCAGCATCTGAGGGACCGAAGTTCCAGAAGACTATCAAGGATTTCACGGACAAGATCAAGGAGCTGGGCCCGAACCCGCTCACTGAGGAGTGA
- a CDS encoding oxidoreductase, whose product MAKIKIAQYWGAGCGGCDVALLDIDEKILGVAEIADIVFWPIAFDTKLKDVEAMSDGYITATLYNGAIRNSENEYVAKLLRKKSALMVSFGSCACFGGIPGLANVTNGKDILEYVYGKTFSSDQLGKPDKVYPQHITHTKDGELELPVLYDTVMTLDQVIDVDYYMPGCPPTTNLINDFLGVVEKHVKEGAPLPPKGTVIASNKTLCDECKRKKALKVVGELHQAMDIDIDPDKCMIEQGVICMGPATRAGCGAKCLNANQPCRGCMGPTAEVMDQGGSMLSALASVFKVDNTETRLNEEDIIKMMQQVKDPLGTFYAYSLPKSIIKRAVKEKKAKKQEAKT is encoded by the coding sequence ATGGCAAAGATCAAAATAGCGCAATACTGGGGTGCCGGCTGCGGCGGCTGCGACGTCGCGCTGCTGGACATCGACGAGAAGATCCTCGGTGTGGCGGAGATAGCGGACATCGTCTTCTGGCCCATCGCGTTCGATACCAAGCTCAAAGACGTAGAGGCGATGTCCGATGGGTACATCACCGCCACCCTGTACAACGGGGCGATCAGGAACAGCGAGAACGAATATGTGGCCAAGCTGCTACGGAAGAAGTCCGCCCTCATGGTATCCTTCGGGTCCTGCGCCTGCTTCGGAGGCATTCCGGGGCTGGCGAACGTCACCAACGGCAAGGACATCCTGGAGTACGTCTACGGCAAGACGTTCTCATCGGACCAGCTGGGCAAGCCTGACAAGGTGTACCCGCAGCACATCACGCACACCAAGGACGGCGAGCTGGAGTTGCCCGTTCTATACGACACGGTCATGACCCTGGATCAGGTGATCGACGTCGATTACTACATGCCGGGCTGCCCGCCCACCACCAACCTCATCAACGATTTCCTAGGCGTGGTGGAGAAGCACGTCAAGGAGGGTGCGCCCCTTCCGCCCAAGGGAACGGTCATCGCCTCCAATAAGACGCTCTGCGATGAGTGCAAGCGCAAGAAGGCGCTGAAGGTCGTGGGCGAGTTGCACCAGGCCATGGATATCGATATCGACCCGGACAAGTGCATGATCGAGCAGGGCGTCATCTGCATGGGACCGGCGACCAGAGCCGGTTGCGGCGCGAAATGCCTGAACGCCAACCAGCCCTGCCGCGGCTGCATGGGTCCAACGGCAGAGGTCATGGACCAAGGTGGTTCCATGCTCAGCGCCTTGGCGTCGGTGTTCAAGGTGGACAACACGGAGACGCGCTTGAACGAGGAAGACATCATCAAGATGATGCAGCAGGTCAAGGACCCGCTGGGTACCTTCTATGCTTACAGCCTGCCCAAGTCCATCATCAAGAGGGCGGTCAAGGAGAAGAAGGCCAAGAAGCAGGAGGCTAAGACATGA
- a CDS encoding Ni/Fe hydrogenase subunit alpha, with translation MSPVIFDKTSKSESKRISIDPITRLEGHGKIEIFLDDNGNVANAYWQVPELRGFERFCIGRLAEDMNKLTSRLCGVCPGAHHICSTKALDGVYGADPPETAKKLRELFYSAHFIHSHIAHFYALAAPDFVLGPSAPAATRNILGVVGAVGVEVGGQVIKHRSYAQKIQEMLGGKATHPVCGIPGGMSKPLSEDERKTVEEWAKSCVEFSKFTMKIFEDVVLKNKDYMGLITSKDIFYNETYHLGTVDKDNKINFYDGTQVMIDTQGKEVARYKGKDYLKYIAEHTEPWSYEKFCYFKPVGWKGFRAGQDSGIYRATPLSRLNVSKGFTTPLAQQYYEQMFGAFRDMGVKGPIQHTQAMHWARVIELVYASEKLLELAQDPEITDKNIRSKLQTPGEGVGILEAPRGTLVHHYIADANGIITDVNLVVGTTNNNAPINLSVSTAAKALIKNWQVSPGLLNTIEMAYRAYDPCNSCATHTLPGQSPLLVNIRRADGTIFRQIKNY, from the coding sequence ATGAGCCCGGTGATTTTCGATAAAACGAGCAAATCGGAGTCGAAGCGAATCAGCATCGACCCCATCACCCGCCTGGAAGGGCACGGGAAGATCGAGATCTTCCTGGATGACAACGGAAATGTGGCGAACGCCTATTGGCAGGTGCCAGAACTTCGTGGATTCGAACGCTTCTGCATCGGACGATTGGCCGAGGACATGAACAAGCTCACCTCCCGCTTGTGCGGGGTGTGCCCGGGCGCGCATCATATATGCTCGACGAAAGCCTTGGATGGAGTCTATGGAGCGGACCCGCCGGAGACGGCGAAGAAGCTCCGTGAGCTGTTCTACTCCGCGCACTTCATCCACAGTCACATCGCGCACTTCTACGCCTTGGCGGCTCCCGACTTCGTGCTCGGTCCGTCCGCTCCCGCGGCCACGAGGAACATCCTCGGGGTGGTCGGAGCAGTGGGCGTGGAGGTCGGCGGCCAGGTGATCAAGCACCGCTCCTACGCGCAAAAGATCCAGGAGATGCTGGGTGGCAAAGCTACCCATCCCGTTTGCGGTATCCCGGGAGGAATGTCCAAGCCCCTGAGCGAGGACGAGCGGAAGACGGTGGAGGAGTGGGCCAAGTCCTGCGTGGAGTTCTCGAAGTTCACCATGAAGATTTTCGAGGATGTGGTTCTGAAGAACAAGGATTACATGGGCCTCATCACCAGCAAGGACATCTTCTATAACGAAACCTACCACCTGGGCACCGTTGACAAGGACAACAAGATCAACTTCTATGACGGCACCCAGGTCATGATCGACACCCAGGGAAAGGAGGTCGCCCGCTACAAAGGCAAGGACTACCTGAAGTACATCGCCGAGCACACCGAGCCGTGGAGCTATGAGAAGTTCTGCTACTTCAAGCCAGTCGGCTGGAAGGGTTTCCGTGCCGGGCAGGACTCGGGCATCTACCGGGCCACGCCGCTCAGCAGGCTGAACGTGTCCAAGGGGTTCACCACCCCGTTGGCGCAGCAGTACTACGAGCAGATGTTCGGAGCCTTCCGGGACATGGGCGTCAAGGGACCGATCCAGCACACCCAGGCCATGCACTGGGCCCGGGTCATCGAGCTCGTCTACGCCTCGGAGAAGCTGCTCGAGCTGGCCCAGGATCCGGAGATCACGGACAAGAACATCCGCTCCAAGCTGCAGACCCCCGGCGAGGGGGTGGGCATCCTGGAGGCTCCGCGGGGGACCTTGGTGCACCACTACATCGCGGACGCGAATGGCATCATAACGGACGTGAACCTGGTCGTAGGGACGACCAACAACAACGCCCCGATTAACCTGAGCGTTTCGACCGCCGCCAAGGCCTTGATCAAGAACTGGCAAGTGTCGCCAGGTCTCTTGAACACCATCGAGATGGCCTATCGCGCCTACGACCCCTGCAACTCCTGCGCCACGCACACGCTGCCAGGGCAGTCGCCGCTATTGGTCAACATCCGCAGGGCGGACGGCACGATCTTCAGGCAGATCAAGAACTACTGA